In Oncorhynchus gorbuscha isolate QuinsamMale2020 ecotype Even-year linkage group LG08, OgorEven_v1.0, whole genome shotgun sequence, one genomic interval encodes:
- the LOC124040655 gene encoding peroxiredoxin-6-like, with translation MHRQSWSKPGYPEIGQSWGILFSHLRDYNAICTTELGRADKLSCEFSRSNIEMIALSIDSLEDHRGWTKTSYPTTMRKESGCAFLFPIIADSHRKLAVGLAMLDHDKMVKDGIPLTATVDFSIGPDKRLKLSLFYLPTMAWNFDEIPRVVDGQQLTAQNQLANPADWQVSQSLSNAIA, from the exons ATGCACCGACAGTCGTGGAGTAAACCAGGCTATCCTGAAATAGGACAAAg CTGGGGTATCCTGTTCTCCCACCTCCGTGACTACAATGCTATCTGCACCACAGAGCTGGGCCGAGCCGACAAACTCAGCTGTGAATTTAGCAGGAGCAACATAGAAATGATCGCCCTGTCCATCGACAGTCTGGAGGACCACCGTGGCTGGACCAAG ACATCCTACCCTACAACAATGAGGAAGGAGTCTGGCTGTGCGTTCCTCTTCCCCATCATAGCAGACAGTCACAGGAAGCTGGCAGTGGGCCTGGCCATGCTGGACCATGACAAGATGGTCAAGGACGGCATTCCCCTTACTGCCACTGT GGATTTTTCTATTGGCCCAGATAAAAGGTTGAAGCTGTCCCTGTTCTACCTTCCCACAATGGCATGGAACTTTGATGAGATCCCGAGAGTGGTTGACGGCCAGCAGCTCACAGCACAGAACCAGTTGGCCAACCCTGCTGACTGGCAGGTCAGCCAGTCCCTCTCGAACGCCATAGCCTGA